In the genome of Aptenodytes patagonicus chromosome 18, bAptPat1.pri.cur, whole genome shotgun sequence, one region contains:
- the REXO4 gene encoding RNA exonuclease 4 — MAKRSPAEPGAPGPSAAARRKGRRRRKVWRGRGEAATGAAPKGPDMAAAAAPPRSPREFSSNWKALQELLKQKADNPKEPLSTCQTYTKKKHPLKVGNGQEVPAINGKGNVVKAKSTNKMDNGSAKDNPPLAKPKSKKVAMDKNLSGTKSDGKGCKEKKKNGNILKENGDIKHKRRKAEERAEQQPKEAEIWFDDVDPKDIEAAIGPEAAKIARRNLGLETGQSNQSVEQVLVKEKASEGLTRAVAMDCEMVGVGPKGEDSIVARVSIVNQFGKCIYDKYVKPTEEVTDYRTAVSGVRPENINTGEDFKTVQKEVADILNGRILVGHALRNDLKVLFLDHPQKKIRDTQRYKPFRQRVKNARPSLKLLCERLLNVQVQTSEHCSIQDAQAAMRLYTLEKKKWEAAVKNKSNNKNCKT; from the exons ATGGCGAAGCGGAGCCCCGCGGAgcccggggcgccggggccgAGCGCCGCGGCCcgcaggaagggaaggaggaggaggaaggtctgGCGCGGCCGCGGGGAAGCGGCGACGGGGGCCGCGCCGAAAGGCCCCGACAtggcggcggcagcagctcccccccgcagcccccgggagTTCTCCTCCAACTGGAAGGCGCTGCAGGAG CTACTGAAACAAAAGGCAGATAACCCCAAGGAGCCCCTGTCTACGTGTCAAACATACACCAAAAAGAAGCATCCACTCAAAGTGGGAAACGGCCAAGAAGTTCCAGCTATCAATGGGAAGGGGAATGTGGTAAAGGCCAAATCCACAAATAAAATGGACAATGGTTCTGCCAAAGACAATCCTCCTTTGGCTAAGCCAAAATCCAAGAAGGTTGCAATGGATAAGAATTTAAGTGGCACCAAAAGCGATGGAAaaggctgcaaagaaaaaaagaaaaatggcaatatTTTAAAGGAGAACGGGGATATAAAGCATAAGAGGAGGAAAGCTGAAGAACGTGCAGAGCAGCAACCCAAAGA GGCTGAAATCTGGTTTGATGACGTTGATCCAAAAGATATTGAAGCAGCAATAGGACCTGAAGCAGCAAAAATTGCTAGAAGAAATCTGGGACTTGAAACAGGCCAATCCAACCAGTCTGTGGAGCAGGTGCTGGTTAAAGAAAAGGCTTCTGAAGG GCTGACACGAGCTGTAGCCATGGACTGTGAGATGGTGGGAGTGGGACCCAAGGGTGAGGACAGTATTGTGGCTCGTGTGTCCATCGTGAACCAATTTGGAAAGTGCATTTATGACAAGTATGTCAAGCCTACAGAAGAGGTGACTGATTACAGAACAGCTGTTAGTGGCGTACGCCCTGAGAATATAAATACAG GTGAAGATTTTAAAACAGTTCAGAAGGAGGTCGCCGACATCTTGAATGGAAGGATTTTAGTTGGACATGCTTTACGCAATGATCTAAAG GTCCTATTTCTCGATCATCCTCAGAAGAAGATACGCGACACACAAAGATACAAGCCTTTCAGACAGAGAGTCAAG aaTGCACGGCCATCATTGAAACTGCTCTGTGAGAGGCTGCTGAATGTTCAAGTGCAGACATCAGAGCACTGCTCG ATTCAGGACGCACAAGCAGCTATGAGACTGTACAccttagagaaaaagaaatgggaagctGCTGTTAAGAACAAATCTAACAACAAAAATTGTAAAACTTGA